One Brevibacillus choshinensis genomic window carries:
- a CDS encoding MraY family glycosyltransferase: protein MRKLFTFVVSGLSAFFLVYLLMPAAHWLAWKTQLLDIPRGRKGHSHPTPLSGGVAMFVGMIVVSTFFAGVQKTVAVLAAGGAVLMAIGWADDAFKAQQKDFPALPKLLVQLLVGVMVFFFDIRFRGVSLSWLGGEDGAFVMFPVWVSFLATVLWIVGLINMVNFLDGVDGLAAGATVFSAVTLFFLSLVKGQDLTALLAVSLAGAALAFLRFNFYPAKIFMGDAGSMFLGFALAIISLEGTMKGATLISLVVTVLALGLPVMDTVQVMISRLLAGSPMYQADRRHVHHRLMSHGLTAKQTVVVLYLVSFLFSALSLFLFYFQKI from the coding sequence GTGAGGAAGCTGTTTACGTTTGTCGTATCTGGTCTATCTGCTTTTTTCCTAGTCTATCTGTTGATGCCGGCCGCTCATTGGCTGGCCTGGAAAACACAGCTGCTGGATATCCCGAGAGGACGAAAGGGACACAGTCATCCGACGCCGCTATCCGGTGGGGTGGCGATGTTTGTCGGGATGATTGTAGTGTCCACTTTTTTTGCGGGGGTGCAAAAAACGGTTGCGGTTTTGGCGGCTGGAGGTGCCGTTTTGATGGCGATCGGGTGGGCCGATGATGCCTTCAAAGCGCAGCAAAAAGATTTTCCCGCACTGCCCAAGTTATTGGTGCAGTTGTTGGTAGGAGTGATGGTATTTTTCTTTGACATCCGTTTTCGCGGGGTTAGTCTTTCCTGGTTGGGTGGTGAGGATGGCGCATTTGTCATGTTCCCTGTGTGGGTATCTTTTCTGGCAACCGTGCTGTGGATAGTCGGCTTGATCAATATGGTGAACTTTTTGGATGGAGTAGATGGCTTGGCGGCGGGAGCGACCGTTTTTTCAGCCGTCACGCTGTTCTTTCTTTCCTTGGTCAAGGGGCAGGATCTGACAGCATTGCTAGCCGTATCGTTGGCAGGGGCAGCGCTTGCTTTCTTGCGTTTCAATTTTTATCCGGCAAAAATTTTCATGGGAGATGCGGGCTCGATGTTTTTAGGCTTTGCCTTGGCGATCATTTCCCTGGAGGGGACGATGAAGGGGGCCACGCTGATTTCACTCGTGGTAACGGTACTTGCTTTGGGGCTGCCGGTCATGGATACGGTACAGGTCATGATCAGCAGGCTGCTCGCGGGATCTCCCATGTATCAAGCGGATCGCCGCCATGTGCATCATCGGTTGATGTCACACGGGTTGACGGCTAAACAGACAGTGGTTGTGCTGTATTTGGTCAGCTTTCTTTTCTCAGCTTTGTCGCTGTTTCTGTTTTACTTCCAAAAAATTTGA